A portion of the Malania oleifera isolate guangnan ecotype guangnan chromosome 3, ASM2987363v1, whole genome shotgun sequence genome contains these proteins:
- the LOC131151921 gene encoding AIG2-like protein D isoform X1 — translation MESAAGTQAPQSLHNVFVYGSLMTDEVVKVLLKRLTQSSPAILNHHHRFSIKGRVYPAILPVENMTVTGRVLLGITAPELHILDTFEDVEYERSSVEVSLMDCSEKLQANAYIWANKNDPNLYGDWDFEEWKKLHKDDFINMTTGFMEELELPESKTRVATYESFFQDSDNPSAS, via the exons atggaatcGGCGGCAGGCACTCAGGCTCCTCAGAGTCTGCACAACGTCTTCGTGTACGGGAGCCTCATGACCGACGAGGTTGTTAAAGTGCTCTTGAAGCGCCTCACTCAGTCGTCACCTGCCATTCTCAACCACCA CCATAGGTTTAGCATCAAGGGACGTGTTTATCCAGCTATTTTACCAGTGGAGAATATGACAGTTACTGGGAGG GTTCTACTGGGTATCACAGCTCCTGAATTACATATATTAGATACCTTTGAGGATGTTGAGTATGAAAGGAGCAGTGTCGAGGTTTCTTTGATG GATTGTTCTGAGAAGTTACAAGCTAATGCTTATATATGGGCCAATAAAAATGATCCGAACTTATATGGAGATTGGGATTTTGAG GAATGGAAAAAACTACACAAGGATGATTTTATCAACATGACCACTGGTTTTATGGAAGAGCTGGAGCTGCCTGAATCAAAAACCAGAGTCGCCACCTACGAGTCATTCTTTCAGGACAGTGATAATCCGTCAGCCTCCTAA
- the LOC131151919 gene encoding probable glycosyltransferase At5g03795, which yields MGDTEQISCKKQQQGWRRWSSSSSSGNGVSVMLVPLMVIVLLLLVMFSGGPNILTISSSSSSRSSDHGSNNIWVFVSDYPRSWLPTHHHSNTSTTASTAKAEEEDRFHHLDLNSTAGSSSHQSLPPVAAAATADDDHEDHLDPIKHEEEEEEEEDEEEEESDDDEDYPSSADSVDHASSSSPPDAAPTFHGHHHHDVNASTKEVTLNISTVGPMNDSDSGLTTRGPPKEYNELERLEAGLRRARAAIKQPRGGAQNQTLDHDYVPVGPMYWNANAFHRSYLEMEKQLKVFVYEEGEPPVFHNGPCKSIYSMEGTFIHKMEINSQFRTRDPRKAHVFFLPFSVTMLVQFVYVRNSHDFSPIKQTVVDYVNVIAEKYPFWNRSLGADHFMLACHDWGPETSRSVPYLHRNSIRALCNANTSEGFNPAKDVSFPEINLQTGGTNGLLGGPSPSRRPILAFFAGGLHGPIRSILLEHWENKDEDVRVHRYLPKGISYYDMMRKSKYCICPSGYEVASPRVVEALYTGCVPVLISDHYVPPFSDVLNWKAFSVEVLVREIPNLKRILMGISQRQYIRLQRRGVQVRRHFEVNSAPKRFDVFHMILHSIWLRRLNVRVHEIN from the exons ATGGGTGATACTGAGCAGATTAGTTGTAAGAAGCAGCAGCAGGGATGGCGACGGtggtcatcatcatcatcatcagggAACGGTGTGTCGGTTATGCTGGTTCCGTTGATGGTCATTGTACTGCTGCTGCTGGTCATGTTCTCTGGAGGTCCCAATATCTTAACAATCAGCAGTAGCAGCAGCAGTAGAAGTAGCGATCATGGCTCTAATAACATATGGGTGTTTGTTTCTGACTACCCTCGTTCTTGGCTTCCTACTCATCATCATTCTAATACTTCTACTACTGCTTCTACTGCGAAGGCGGAGGAGGAGGATCGCTTCCATCACCTGGATTTGAACTCTACTGCAGGCTCATCAAGCCATCAGTCCCTGCCGCCGGTTGCCGCCGCCGCTACTGCTGATGATGACCATGAAGATCATCTCGACCCTATTAaacatgaagaagaagaagaagaagaagaagacgaagaagaagaagaatctgaCGATGATGAGGACTACCCATCATCAGCAGACTCTGTGGATCATGCGTCTTCTTCCTCGCCGCCTGATGCAGCACCCACTTTCCATGGCCATCATCATCATGATGTT AATGCTAGCACAAAGGAAGTCACCCTAAACATTTCAACGGTCGGACCCATGAATGATTCCGACTCTGGTCTAACAACAAGAGGACCTCCAAAGGAATACAATGAACTTGAGAGGCTGGAGGCTGGACTTCGAAGAGCTCGAGCTGCCATTAAACAACCCAGAGGTGGCGCCCAAAATCAGACACTGGACCATGACTATGTGCCGGTTGGTCCAATGTATTGGAATGCCAATGCCTTCCACAG GAGCTACTTGGAAATGGAGAAACAGTTAAAAGTGTTCGTGTACGAAGAAGGGGAGCCCCCGGTGTTCCACAATGGTCCTTGCAAGAGCATTTACTCCATGGAGGGGACCTTCATTCACAAGATGGAGATAAACAGCCAGTTCCGGACCCGTGATCCTCGCAAAGCCCATGTATTTTTCCTCCCTTTCAGTGTCACAATGCTTGTCCAATTTGTATATGTGCGCAACTCTCACGATTTTAGTCCCATCAAACAAACCGTCGTCGACTATGTCAATGTCATCGCCGAGAAATACCCTTTTTGGAATCGAAGCCTCGGCGCTGATCACTTCATGCTAGCTTGCCATGATTGG GGGCCAGAAACATCCCGTTCCGTTCCTTACCTACACCGAAACTCCATTAGAGCTCTATGCAATGCAAATACTTCAGAAGGATTCAACCCCGCAAAAGACGTATCCTTTCCGGAAATCAATCTCCAAACTGGTGGAACGAACGGCTTACTCGGTGGGCCTTCCCCCTCGCGCCGCCCCATTCTAGCTTTCTTTGCAGGTGGCCTGCATGGACCAATAAGGTCTATACTCCTTGAGCATTGGGAGAACAAAGATGAGGATGTAAGGGTGCACCGATACCTTCCGAAAGGGATTTCTTACTATGACATGATGAGAAAGAGCAAGTACTGCATTTGCCCAAGCGGGTACGAAGTAGCCAGCCCGAGAGTCGTTGAGGCATTATACACGGGGTGCGTTCCGGTGCTAATATCGGACCATTACGTGCCGCCTTTCAGTGATGTTTTGAACTGGAAGGCATTCTCGGTTGAGGTTCTGGTGAGGGAAATTCCAAACCTGAAGCGAATTTTAATGGGCATATCTCAAAGACAGTATATAAGGTTGCAGAGGAGAGGAGTTCAAGTAAGAAGGCATTTTGAGGTGAATTCTGCTCCCAAGAGGTTCGACGTGTTCCATATGATACTTCATTCTATCTGGCTTAGACGGTTGAATGTTCGGGTTCATGAGATAAACTGA
- the LOC131151921 gene encoding AIG2-like protein D isoform X2 — MESAAGTQAPQSLHNVFVYGSLMTDEVVKVLLKRLTQSSPAILNHHHRFSIKGRVYPAILPVENMTVTGRVLLGITAPELHILDTFEDVEYERSSVEVSLMDCSEKLQANAYIWANKNDPNLYGDWDFEEVNFFQWCGTGKSMIDLHYLIHQKDASLNMIGCHTKSSA; from the exons atggaatcGGCGGCAGGCACTCAGGCTCCTCAGAGTCTGCACAACGTCTTCGTGTACGGGAGCCTCATGACCGACGAGGTTGTTAAAGTGCTCTTGAAGCGCCTCACTCAGTCGTCACCTGCCATTCTCAACCACCA CCATAGGTTTAGCATCAAGGGACGTGTTTATCCAGCTATTTTACCAGTGGAGAATATGACAGTTACTGGGAGG GTTCTACTGGGTATCACAGCTCCTGAATTACATATATTAGATACCTTTGAGGATGTTGAGTATGAAAGGAGCAGTGTCGAGGTTTCTTTGATG GATTGTTCTGAGAAGTTACAAGCTAATGCTTATATATGGGCCAATAAAAATGATCCGAACTTATATGGAGATTGGGATTTTGAG GAGGTAAATTTCTTTCAATGGTGCGGTACGGGCAAAAGCATGATTGATCTGCATTACCTTATTCATCAGAAGGATGCCTCCTTGAATATGATAGGATGCCACACCAAGAGCTCTGCATAA